AGACGCTTAATCAGTACACTATGAACGACTGGAACGAAAATGACAGTCATGCTGACAAGAAATCCTGCGTTCGAGGCAGACGTCATGCTAACGCCATATGTTACAAAAGTAAAAACGAGAAACAATAGTATCCCCAGCATAGCCGAATCAATCATTGTACGAACATTCACCTGAATGAGGTGTTTATACAGGATTATGCCTGCGATAAAAAAAGCAATCAGACACCTGAGTGCTATTATGTTAAAAGTTTGAAGAGAACTAAGACCCATCTTCATAAAAACATAAGATAAGCCCCAAAAGATATTTACGACAACTAATACCATATTGGCTCTTGCTTGATAACTCATGCAGATCTCCTCCAATTTCCGTCATATCTATCCACAGTATAAAAGGAAAATTGACATTAATAAAACGAATTTTTATAATCGTCTACATGAATTAATTTCATGTTAAGGAGGTACAGCCATGAGCATCATTAAGTATGAAATCCTCAATAAAGTGGCCGAAGTAAACAGCTTCACAAAAGCTGCAGATTTATTAGGCTTAACTCAATCTGCCGTCAGCCATGCGATTCATAGTCTTGAAAAAGAATTTGGTTTTGCCTTAGTAAACAGGAATCGTTCAGGCATTACATTAACCAATGAAGGAGATACGATGCTGCTGACAATACGGAAGGTGTTGCATTTTAACGAGAAAGTCCAGCAAGAAGCTGCCAATATCGTCGGCCTTACAAAAGGAACGATAAGAATCGGTATTTTCACCAGCGTCTCCACAAATTGGCTTCCTAATATTGTTAAATTAATGGAAGCGAAATATCCTGATATTAGAATCGAACTACTAGAAGGTGATTATATTGAAATTGAACAGTGGCTATTGAGCGGAGAAATTGATTGCGGCTTTATTAACGTCAGCCACTCTAATCAATTTGATGTCATCCCGCTAACAAAAGACCGGCTCCTGTGTATTGTTTCCAGCGAGAGTAAACTATACAATCAATCATCGATCTCATTTAAACAATTAGAGACCGAACAGTTTATTATGCCTGCATATGGCGGTTATCATGATGTTAAGCTTTTATTCGAAAAACATCATGTCCAGCCGAATGTCCGCTTTGAATTAATGGAAGAAAGTGCAATTATGTCTATGGTAGCACATCATATTGGCATTAGTATTTTACCGGAAATGGTATTAAATTCACTTTTGCCAGGTGTCCGTGCCATTCCATTAGAAATAGACAGCTATCGGTCGATTGGTCTTGCTACAAGATATAACCTTTCCCCCGCAGCAAAGAAATTTGCCGAATTAACAAAATCCTCGCTGAATAATGATCGATAGGTCTATACTCATCATCGTTTTGTTAAATTGTCGTCATGTCTTCATGGCGACCTTCTATTTTTATTTCACCCACTTTATCACTTCTCTTATTTCATTCTGCTTTTGGAGAAGATCCTCCATTCTTAACGTTTGACTCAGGACGAATGGCACTGGATTAACAGAATTGTCTTTTAATTGTCATATAAGAGGGGTTGATATGACTAGGAATGAAAGGAAAAAAAACGCTCGATATAAGTCGAATTGTACTTTTAAAAAATAATATTAAATATTACTATTTTATAAGGTTAAGAAAACAGTAGAAAATTTATTTTCGACAGTCCTATAGGAGGTGTACTTTAAAAGTAAATATCCGATCATTCCGATCAATTTAAGGAATAATAAGGAGGATCTATGAGACAGCTAAACACGGAATTTTTAGATGGAACCCGTTTTCTATTGGCTCTTTGGGTAGCGCTTTCTCATTTTAATAGTATGGTCGCCTACAAGCTTCCATTTTCTGTACCCGATGGGACGATAGCTGTAGATGGCTTTATTGTGATTACCGGATTTTTGATGATGTATAACTATATTTTAAGAGAACATAAGGATCCTTATTATTTAAGAAGTACATTTTCTAAATTCTGGATCAAACGTTTTTTCAGGCTTTATCCCGTTTATTTGCTGGCAATTTTACTTGGGTTTTTCGCTTATGAGTTTATTATCTACTGCAGAAGCGAATCATTGATGTTCTTCGGCAATATTTCCTATGAAGAGTGGAGTGCTAAGTCTTCAATCGACAGAGCTGGAATGACATTATCGAATTTATTTAGCCATTTAACCTTTGTCCATGGGTTTATACCTTCTCATGTTTTAGGAATTATTGGACCCGCATGGAGCTTGTCGTTGGAAATGCAATTTTATTTTCTTTTCCCGTTTCTGTTCTTTGTATTTTTTGGTACAAAAAATGCGGTCAAATACCGTCTCGGTGTTTTTATCGTTTTAACTTCAGTATTATCACTTGTTACTATAAAGCTTTTCGGACATCATCCGCAGGAAGGGCTCTACGCAACCTTTAGAGCGCCGTCTATTTTGTTGTATAAGCTTCCATTGTTTTTGTTTGGCATGCTGCTGGCTTCAGTGGCTCTGAAAAAAACTCATATGCTATTTCTCATTCTTTCTATGGCGGTTGTATTGCCACTTCAAAGCAAATTAACAATATTGCTGCTGGGATTCCTATTCGTTATGACGATGTTAGAGGTATATCGGCCATATTTGCATAAAAGCATCTATTCTTTTCTTAACTTTTTCAAATTGGCTTTATCGATTAAACCATTTAAGATTGGCGCCGATATCTCTTACTCCTTTTATTTGCTGCATACGATCCTTATGCCGCCAATGATCTTAGTCTCAATCCAATTATTGCAGCCTTATGTGAGCAGCAAGCAGGCAATTCTTGTTTTATCACTATTGATTTCCTTGCTTGTGAATTTCGTCATCTGTTACCTGCTTTATCTTTCAGTTGAAAAGAACGGTATCCAGCTTGGACGAACGCTGATCAATAAGCTGTATGGAAGAAAAGTCCAAGAACCTGTTATTAATCAGGCAAAACAAACCTCATAGGAAAGGAGTAACCAATGAAACCGATCGATACTAAGTTTTTAGATGGTACTCGTCTTCTATTGGCTTTGTGGGTCGCCGTAGGTCATTTCTATACGTACACGGGGGGAAAAGAGCTTATTTCCGTTCCGTTGATTAGTGATATTTTGCTAAGTGCAGGTCCTGCCGTTGATGGATTTATGATTATAACCGGTTTCCTAATGATGTATCACTACCTACTAAAAGAAAAAAAAGAGCCGCCGAGTGATAAGACGACGATTTTTAAATTTTGGCTGAAGCGGCTTGTCCGATTATATCCTATTTATTTCGTCGCGATATTGGCTGCTTTCGTCTTATTTAAAACGAACTTTCAATATGTGCATTCTAACTATTCTTTTTTTACTGGCAAGGAAGCAAGCTTCGGAACTACCTTTAATTCTGCAGCGATTCCAGGGATGAGTGACTTGTTCTCGCATCTCACATTTTTACATGGCCTGATTCCCGGGCAAAATACCAGCTTGCTAGGTCCGGCTTGGAGTCTTTCTTTAGAAATGCAGTTTTATCTTGTTTTCCCTATTTTGTTTTTGATTTTCTTCCGAAACGAAGCTTTAATTAACAAGACACTGCTTCTTTTTACCGGAGCTTCATTTGTCATCGGGTTTCTGGCGCCAAAGCTTTTCGGATCATGGGACAGCTCCGGAATACTGGCTGATTTCGGCGCACCTTCCCTCATAGTGTTTAAGCTTCACTTTTTTGTACTGGGAATGATTATGGCATGTGTTGCCTTAAAAAGAGCGAGCCGGTTTCATCTTGGCATGTGGATTCTTCTTGTCTTGCCCTTCCAGGGACGCTGGACGATACTTGTCACGATAGGCATCATTACGCTGATGTTTTCCGATGACGTAAAGCGCTTGGTTCACCCGCGGGTCAATTCGGTTCTTTACATAATCAAGCAATGCTTATCCAACAAAGCTGCAAAAATTGGCGCTGATATTTCGTATTCATTGTATTTAACGCACATGATCATTATTCCGATAGTTGTCAATGCGGTTATATCATACACAGATTTAGGAGTGATACAGACTGCAGCCGTCTCATTACTTGCTTTCTTAGTCATCAACATTCTGGTTTCACTGATTTTATTTAAAGTCGTAGAGGAAACCGGAATCAAATTTGGAAGGGTATTGATTGGAAAGATATTCAGCAAACGGACGAACGAGATTCCTGTCAAACGAGAGGTTTAATAGAGAGACTGGGTCCACTTGGATCTGGTCTTTTTTAATTGTATAATCGTCGTAGTTGATTTTGACTTGATCAACCGATAAGATAGGAATATAAGCTTACTTTTTGTAAGTTCAATATGAAAAACTGTAGGAGGAACTGCCATGACGACACTCACAGATACAATCGAAGTATTAAACACGAGAACTTCCATTCGAGCGTACGATCCTGATGTAAAAATTTCAAAAGAAGACCTTACGCAAATTTTAGAGCTTGCCACTAAAGCACCTTCCGCATGGAACCTGCAGCACTGGCACTTTACCGTATTCCACAGCGATGAGTCGAAGCAAAAGCTTCTTCCGATCGCCTTCAATCAAGATCAAATTGTCAAAGCTTCTGCTGTTGTTGCTATTTTGGGTGATGTGAAAGCGAATTTAAATGGAGAAGCAATCTACGGTCCGCTTGCAGAAGCCGGGTATATGACAGAAGAAGTAAAAGACACTCTTTTAGGCCAGATCAATCGGGCTTACACCAATGAGACGTATCCGAGAGAAGCGGCATTTTCAAACGCTTCCCTTGCTGCTATGCAGTTTATGATCGCAGCCAAAGCAAAGGGATATGACACGTGTGCGATCGGCGGCTTTAATAAAGAAGCCTTTGTCGAAGCTTTCGATATAGATTCAAGATATGTTCCGGTTATGCTCATATCTGTCGGCAAATCAGTGAAACCCGCTCACCAAAGCGGTCGTTTTCCTGTCACAGAAGTATCTACCTGGTTGTAAGAATCGTTGAAAAAAGAGGCTGGACTTTGTTCCGGCCTCTTTTTATAGTTGATAAATTGTATTCGTTTTTCTGACGGTTTGGCGGTAAAATTGTAAAAATGATAGGGATCGCCGGTATATCTGGAAGGTCGTCGATATATTGGAGGTTCGACGCTTCTCGTTTTGCCTATCTTTATAAACTTTCTTTGTAAGTGCTACCTCTCTCTTCAGACCTATCACTCCCAAAAGTTTTTACTGTCGAAATTGAATCGATAAACATGCTAAAATTTATTTATCCTTCATTTAAAGGAGTTATGTTAGATGAATCTTTTCGATTTCGAAAATCATTTTGATAAAGTTATTTTGGAACGCGGCTTCGATTATTTTAATCATGGTCAATTGAAACGATAGATGAAATAAAGCAAAATCAGTATCTTGTTCAAGTTGTCGGGACTTCAAATTACAATGTTGAAGTGTCTATTGACGGCGATAATGAGATTGTAGTTTCATTTTGTGACTGCCCTTATGATCGGGGAGATTATTGTAAACACCAAGCCGCAGCTTTTTATGCGTTAAGGCAGAAATTACATTTCACCTCTGAAAAATAAGAAAAGTGACATCAGAAAAACACTTGCTGATCTCTCTTATGATGAATTGCAGGAAATGATTATTAAGCTCTCGGAAGAAAATTATGATATTAAAAAAAATATTTTATTTCAATACGGAGCAAAAGAGGACGAGATTCAATCCAGCAAAAAATTAATTAAAGAATATATAAACAAAGCTAAAAGTCGCGGATTTATTGAGTGGAACCGTGTAAGCGATGCGCTGCGGGGAGCAGAGATGACGCTTAAAAAAGCTGATAAAAAGATGGAAGTTGGCGATACGGAAAGTGCAGTGTTCCTTTCAATCACTGTTTTATCACCTGTTGTCGATATGCTGCAATATTGTGATGATTCAAATGGTTTTGTGGGCAGTGTTATCGAAGAGAGTTTTGACATAATAGATCAAGCATTAACTTCAAATATTCATCAATTAAAGGATTCTCAAAAGAAGGGTATTTTCAAAAAGTTGATGAAGGAAGCGCAGCATAAACGTTATGATAGCTGGGATGACTTGCGAATAAGACTTTTAGAAATTTGTATATACTTTTGCAGCATTTCAGATTTAAGGTCCAAATTAGAAAAACAGATTCATAATATGCTAGAGAATTTAAGCGGAGAGTCTTGGTTTTCCGAATATAAAAAAGAACAATTATTGCTTCTCAAGCAACAGCTAATTGAGCGTTTCGATGAAGAAGAAAAGGGATTAAAATTTATTTTTGAGCATTTGGGTTTAAACCCCTTTAGAGAAAAAGCGATTACTCACTTAATAGAAAAAGGTGAATTTTCACAAGTATTGTCCTTATGTGAAGAAGGAGAAGAAATTGACAAGGAATATCCGGGACTTGTTGATAAATGGAAAAAATATCAGCTGCTTGCTTATGAAAAACTTGGCGACGTCACCATGCAGAAGAAGTTACTGCAAGATTTTGTATATAAAAATGAGTACACATATTATTCTAGGCTTAAAACACTATACAAACCAGAAGAGTGGAACAATGTCTTGCAAGAAATGATAGAAACTTTTGAAAAACAATCTTACCCTCCTTCCACATATGTTGAAATATTAAAAACCGAAAAAATGTCTGATAAACTTTTAAGGTATTGTCAAAATCATAAACCGGAGATTGAATATCTTCATCCGTACCTTATTAAAGATTATTTTGAAGAAGTCATCAAATTATTTGCCGAATGGATAGAAATTGAAGCTCATGAATCGAGTAATAGAAAGCAATATAAAAAGGTGTGTAAGAAGATCAAAACATTCAAAAAAGCTAGCGGCGACATCCATGCCCATCTGTTAATTGAAAACCTTCAACAAACATATAAAAGAAGGCCGGCATTCATTGATGAGCTTGAAAAGATATAGTCAAGGAGTTGAGTCAACGCAATGATCAAACAAATTGCTTATTATCTGGATCGTGAAGACGAACAACCAAATATTGCTTTAGCCGAAGAATTATGTGCTGAGGAAAATGCTGCTGGAATTAAGGAGATCGTTGACGATTTAGCCAATACCAATAAAAAAATCGCTGCAGATTGCATAAAGGTGATAAGTGAAGTCGGCGAAAGAAAACCTGAACTCATTGCCCCGTATGTATCGATCTTAATTGAACAATTAAACTCGAAAAATAACCGAATGGTCTGGGGTGCAATGACCGCACTATCAAAAATTGCCCACCTTAAACCGGCCCAGCTTTTTGAACAGAGAGAAACGATCTTTCATGCCTATGAAAAAGGCAGCGTCATCACAAGAGACCACAGCATCACCCTGTTTGCCGAGCTGGCAAAAGCAAATAAAGAATATGAGCCGACCATGTTTCGAGCCATCATCGAACACTTGAACACGTGCAGACCAAAGGAAGTTGGCCAGCATGCAGAGCGGGCATTTGTATGTGTAACACCTGAAAATGTATT
This window of the Bacillus gobiensis genome carries:
- a CDS encoding acyltransferase family protein, whose product is MRQLNTEFLDGTRFLLALWVALSHFNSMVAYKLPFSVPDGTIAVDGFIVITGFLMMYNYILREHKDPYYLRSTFSKFWIKRFFRLYPVYLLAILLGFFAYEFIIYCRSESLMFFGNISYEEWSAKSSIDRAGMTLSNLFSHLTFVHGFIPSHVLGIIGPAWSLSLEMQFYFLFPFLFFVFFGTKNAVKYRLGVFIVLTSVLSLVTIKLFGHHPQEGLYATFRAPSILLYKLPLFLFGMLLASVALKKTHMLFLILSMAVVLPLQSKLTILLLGFLFVMTMLEVYRPYLHKSIYSFLNFFKLALSIKPFKIGADISYSFYLLHTILMPPMILVSIQLLQPYVSSKQAILVLSLLISLLVNFVICYLLYLSVEKNGIQLGRTLINKLYGRKVQEPVINQAKQTS
- a CDS encoding LysR family transcriptional regulator; translation: MSIIKYEILNKVAEVNSFTKAADLLGLTQSAVSHAIHSLEKEFGFALVNRNRSGITLTNEGDTMLLTIRKVLHFNEKVQQEAANIVGLTKGTIRIGIFTSVSTNWLPNIVKLMEAKYPDIRIELLEGDYIEIEQWLLSGEIDCGFINVSHSNQFDVIPLTKDRLLCIVSSESKLYNQSSISFKQLETEQFIMPAYGGYHDVKLLFEKHHVQPNVRFELMEESAIMSMVAHHIGISILPEMVLNSLLPGVRAIPLEIDSYRSIGLATRYNLSPAAKKFAELTKSSLNNDR
- a CDS encoding acyltransferase family protein, with protein sequence MKPIDTKFLDGTRLLLALWVAVGHFYTYTGGKELISVPLISDILLSAGPAVDGFMIITGFLMMYHYLLKEKKEPPSDKTTIFKFWLKRLVRLYPIYFVAILAAFVLFKTNFQYVHSNYSFFTGKEASFGTTFNSAAIPGMSDLFSHLTFLHGLIPGQNTSLLGPAWSLSLEMQFYLVFPILFLIFFRNEALINKTLLLFTGASFVIGFLAPKLFGSWDSSGILADFGAPSLIVFKLHFFVLGMIMACVALKRASRFHLGMWILLVLPFQGRWTILVTIGIITLMFSDDVKRLVHPRVNSVLYIIKQCLSNKAAKIGADISYSLYLTHMIIIPIVVNAVISYTDLGVIQTAAVSLLAFLVINILVSLILFKVVEETGIKFGRVLIGKIFSKRTNEIPVKREV
- a CDS encoding SWIM zinc finger family protein, producing the protein MSIDGDNEIVVSFCDCPYDRGDYCKHQAAAFYALRQKLHFTSEK
- a CDS encoding nitroreductase family protein, with product MTTLTDTIEVLNTRTSIRAYDPDVKISKEDLTQILELATKAPSAWNLQHWHFTVFHSDESKQKLLPIAFNQDQIVKASAVVAILGDVKANLNGEAIYGPLAEAGYMTEEVKDTLLGQINRAYTNETYPREAAFSNASLAAMQFMIAAKAKGYDTCAIGGFNKEAFVEAFDIDSRYVPVMLISVGKSVKPAHQSGRFPVTEVSTWL